ATGCCGGGGCCGACGGTGGAGAGGAAGCAGGCCAGGACGGGCTGGCCGCTGATCCAGGCGAAGATGATCAGCGTGGCGTTGGGCGGGATGAGGAGGCCCAGAAGGGAGGCGTTGGACATGAGGGCCGCCGAGTGCCCCCGGGGATAGCCCCCCTCGCGGAGACGGGGGAACATGATGGAGCCGATGCAGGAGAGGGTGGCGCAGGCCGCGCCCGAGATGGAGCCGAAGACGGCGCAGGAGATGGTTCCCACGACGCCGAGGCCGCCGCGGAGATGGCCGACGAAGACGTCGACGAAGTCGATGAGCTTCTCGCCGATGCGGCCCCTCTCCATGATGCCTCCGGCCATGATGAAGAGGGCGATGGCGATGAGGGAGACGGAGTTCATCTGCGTGAAGGCGTAGGGAAGGAGCTGACTGGCCGTATAGCCCGCCCCGTCGGGACCGCCGAAGAAGATGAGCCAGCCCGCCGAGGCCATGAAGCTCACGGGGACGGGAACGCCGACGACGAGACAGAAGAGAAGGATGAGGATGGCGATGTAAATCATGGTTTCCCTCCGAGGAAAAGGACCTTCGCGCTGACGAAAAGCTCGACGGCGAAGTAGTAGAGCATGAAGATGAAGCCCAGGAAGATGCCCAGGTAGGACGTCCAGAGGGGGATGCGCCAGATCGTCGTCATGGGGATGGCGACGCGCGTCCCCAGGGGGCCCATGAAGCCGAACATGAAGAAGTCGTAGCCGTACCAGACGTAGAGGGCCGTGACGGAGACGGTGATGAGGCACTTGAGGAAGACGAGGAACCGCTTAAGGAACCCCTCGGGCACGTAGGCGTTGACCAGGTCGGCCGAGACGTGCGTCCCGTTGTAGGCGCCTATGGCGGCGCCGGAGAAATAAAGCCAGAAGGCGATGAGCTTGACCCACTCCTCGTAACCGTAGAGGTCTCCGTGAAGAACGTAACGGACGAAGGTCGCCGCGCTGATCAGGACGGTCAGAGCGAAGGCGGAGACCACTGCGATGGAAGAGAAGGAACCGATGACGACCTTGTCGAAAAGATTCTTCTTCGGTCCTCCCATTCCACTGCCTGATTCACAAATCGTATTCTCGGACACGAAATTTCCCCCTCCCCGTGGCATTATCAAATCTGTGTTCATTGTACAACGTGATATCCCCGTTGGCGATAGGCCATAGAGAGAAAAAGAGCGACGAAAAGCGTCCCGGAAGGCTTGCGGTCTTCCGGGACGCCGGAACGCCTTTTACGTCTACTTGCCGGGAGCCATGTTGACGCGGAACTCGTCCATCAGTTCCTTGGTCATGTTCTTCTCGAGCTGGCCCCAGGTGGTGGCGCAGGCCTCGGCCAGGGGGAGAAGCTCCTCCTCGGAGTAGGTGTGGACTTCGATGCCGTAGTCGCGCATCATCTGCATGAACTTCTCGTCTTCGGCCTTGGCCTGGACGATGCTCTTGGCGGCGGCGTGGCTGACGGCGGTCTGGACGATCTGGCGATCTCCCTCGCTGAGCTTCTCCCAGATCTTGCCGCTGAACATGTAGTTGATGACTTCAAGGGAGTAGTTGGTCATGTACCAGTGCTTGAGCACGTCGCGGAGCATGGTGTAGGCGGCGGCGGTGGAGTAGCCGTTGACGCCCTCGCAGACGCCGGTCTGCATGGCCTGGTAGACGTCGGAGTAGGGGATCGTCACGGTCCGGTAGCCCATGGCCTCGGCGCCGAGCTTGTAGACGTCCATGTTGGCGACGCGGACGAGGACGCCCTTGTTGACGGAGGGGTCAAGAGGCTCGGCGGCGGGCTTGGTCGTGCCCGTTCCGATCATGCCCTCGACGAAGAAGCCCAGGAGCTTGACGCCGAGGCGGTTGTTGAGCTCGTCCATCTTGCCGAAGAGCCAGGCGTCGGGGGCGAAGACCTTCTTGACATCCTCGTAGCCCTTGACGTAACCATTGACGTAGAGCAGCTCCAGGCGAGGATCGAACTGGGAGGGAACGGAGGTGCAGGACATGTCGATGGTGCCGCGGATGAGCTCCTCGTAGACGAGAGTGTAGTCGCCGAGCTGATTCATGGGGTAGACCTTGATCTCGATGCGGCCGTCGGACTTCTCGGCCACTTCGGCGGCGATCTCCTCCATGAGAAGCGTGGCGGGGTGATCGGCGGGATTCTGACCGGCGAACTTGAGGGTGATCTCGGCCGCAAAGGCCGAGCCGGCCACGAGGACGAGGGAAAGAGCGAGCAATCCGGCGACGAAGGACGACTTCCTGAACAGAGCCAACGACATCCACTCCTTACGAAATTTTACGAAATTGTGTGCTCGTTACAACCACCACTCCCGGCCCGCCGTCACCGGCGAACCATAACTGCCTTTCGACGCCCTAACACCCTCCCTTCTCACCGTTATCGCGATGGCTGAGGGCGACTGCCTCCCCCCCCCGGAAGGGAGCCGAGCGGGGTCGTTACTGAAGCGTGATATTTCATCCATCTTCATATGCATCCTAGATAATTCAGTCCTTTCTGTCAACCCTTTACGTTCGGCAAAGAGAGACAGGGTGGGAAAAAAAACTACGAACCACGAAACGTCCCTTGAAGGGCCCCCCATCTCTTGAAAGGGGGAGCATAGGCCTCCTCATCGCGGCGTCTTTTCGCTTCCGTGCCTCATCTTTTTCTCTTGTTTTTATTCTTTTCAATTTAAAGACGGCTTCCCTTGACACCTCTCGGCTCTAAGTCTATAGTTTTGATGTATCACATACTCTCGGCTGTTCCAGTGTTGCGAAAAAGGAGACTTCCTGATGTATCAAGAAAGCCTGTCCCTGTCCACCGTCAAGTCTCTGAGGCAGCAGGTCTACGACTTCCTCCGCGAGGAGATGAACTCCGGTCGCATCCTGCCCGGCTCCTTCCTGAACCTGAATGAGATGAGCCATCACCTCGGCATCAGCAAGACGCCCCTCCGCGACGCCCTCCTTCACCTCGAAGTCGAGGGCTTCGTGACCATCTTTCCCCGGAGGGGGATCATGGTCAATCTCCTGTCCCTGGAGAAGATCCGCAACATCTACGAGATCATCGGCGCCCTCGAGGCCCAGGTCGTCGCCGCCCTTTCCGGCCGCTTCGGCGAGGCCGACGTCGACGACATGGACGCCCTCAACGAGGGCATGCGCCGGGCCCTGGACGAGGACGACTTCAATCTCTACTACGAGAAGAACCTGGCCTTCCACGACACCTACCTGAACAAAACGGAGAACGAGGACCTTCTCAAGACCGTCCAAACCCTGAAGGAGCGCCTCTACGACTTCCCCCGCAAGAAGGGCTTCGTCAAGGAGTGGGAGGTCCGCTCGACGGGCGAACATGCCGACATCATCGCCCGCCTCCGTCGGGGCGATTTCGCCTCCGCCTCGGACTATATCCGCGACGTCCACTGGTCCTTCCAGGTCCAGGAGCGCTACATCCGCCGCTACTACTTCCTCCAGAACGGCGAGGGGGAAAGAGGAGAGGACCTCCGATGACGAAGGGACTCGTCTTCGACTTCAAGCGCTACTCCATCCACGACGGTCCGGGACTGAGGACGACGGTCTTCCTCAAGGGGTGCCCCCTCTCCTGCTGGTGGTGCCACAACCCCGAGAGCCAGTCCTCTCTGGCCGAGATCATGGTCCGCCCCGAGCGCTGCATCGGCTGCGGCGAATGCGTCAAGGCCTGCCCGAAGGGAGCCCTCGCCTTCGGGGCCTACGGCATCCTGACCGACATGGCCCTCTGCAACCGCTGCGGAACCTGCACCGACGTCTGCCCCACCGAGGCGCGGCGCCTCGTGGGGCGGGAGATGTCCGTCGCCGAGGTCATGGACGAGGTCGAACGGGACCGTCTCTTCTACGACCGTTCCGGCGGCGGCATGACCGTCTCGGGAGGCGAGCCCCTCATGCAGCCCCGGTTCCTCCTCGATCTGCTGCGCGAGGCCGGCCGCGTCGAGATCCACCGCGCCGTGGACACGACGGGCTTCGCCCAGACCTCGCTTCTCCTCGACGTCGCCGCGGAGACGGACCTCTTCCTCTACGATCTCAAGCACATGGACCCCGAAAAGCACCGCCTCTACACGGGCGTCTCCAACGAGCTGATCCTCCACAACCTGAGGACTCTGGCCGAGTCGGGAGCGGCCCTCAACGTCCGCATGCCCGTCATTCCCGGCGTCAACGACGACGCGGCCAACATCGAGGCCTCGGGGGCCTTTCTGGCCGCCCTCCCCGGCGCCCCTTCCGTCAACGTCCTCCCCTACCACAAGTCGGGGCTGGAGAAGTTCCGCCGCCTGGGCCTGGAGTACCGCCTGGCCGAGACGGAAGAGCCCTCGCCGGAGGCGATGGCCTCCGTCCGCGACAGGCTGCTGAGCTTCGGCCTCTCCGTCAGGGTCGGCGGCTAGGCGAACCGGCCCCTGCTCCCCTCGGAGGGACTGGGCGCACGAAGGCCAGGGGCTCCCCGACGGGGAGCCCCTGGCCTTCGTGCGCCCTCAAAAGCCTCAGTTTCCGGTCGGGGGGTCGTAGCAGACGGCGTCGCCCTCCTTGAGGGAGGAGGCGCCGGTGACGACGACGAGCTCGCCCTCGGAGAGGCCCTCGCGGATCTCGACGAGCCCCGAGGCCTCGATGCCCGTCTCGACGGGCCGGACGGCGATTCGGCCGTCGTCGACGACGAAGACGGAGCCGGAACGGAGGGCCTCGACGGGGAGGACCAGGGCATCGTCGACCTCCTCCTCGACGAGAAAGACGGTGGAGAACATGCCCGGCTTGAGGCGGCCTCCGCCGTTGTCGACGGCCACCTCGACCTGGACGGTCCGCGTCGACGTGTCGACGTAGGGGCGGATGCGGAGGATCTCTCCCGCGACGCCGGAGAAGGAGTCTCCCGCAAGAAGGGCCTTCATCCCCTCTTTCAGACGGCCGCCGCGGGTCTCCGGGACCTGGAGGACGGCCTTCAGGACGGCGATCTTCCCGATCTTGACGACGGCCGTCGACGTGGAGATCATCGTTCCCTCCGTCAGGGAATAGTCGTCGAGGACCGTCCCGTCGATGGAGGCCGTCAGGATGTACTCCGACCGCTGGACCTCCTGCGTCTTCAGGTTGGCCCTCTGCTGCCCCACCGAGGCCTGGGTCTTTCGGTAGGCGGCCTGGGCCGACTGGTAGGTCGTCTCGCGGGAGTCCAGCTCCTGCTGCGTGGCGAATCCCTCGGCCAGGAGCTTGCGGTAGCGATCCCTCTCCCTGAGGGCATCGTCGAGGGTGACTTTGGCCTGGGCCGATTCGGCCTCGGCGACGGCGATCTGGGCCTTGAGGGCGGCGACCTGGGCGTCCTGATCGCGGTGGTCGAGGACGGCGACGACGTCGCCTCGGGCGACCCGATCTCCCTGACGGGCCCGAAGCTCGACGAGGCGTCCCGTCACCTTGGAAAGAAGGGTCACCTCTTCGAGGGCCTCCAGCGTGCTGGCGGACTGGAAGCCCTGGGAGAGCCTCTCGGCACGGCGGGCGACGGTGACGGTCACCTTGGCGGCGGCCGCCTCCGTCGCCGGAGGGCTCTCTTCCGCCACGGCCCGACGATTGCCGCGAACGATCATGAAGCCCCCCGACGCGAGGCCGAGACAGAGCAGAGCGGCGAGGAGCCTGAGTCCCCACCCTTTGGCCTTTCCGGACATCCGGTCTTCCCCCTTCATCAGTCGAGGACCTTCTCGCGAAGCGTCCCTTCGGCCCTCCAGAGACGGGCACGGTAGACACGATAGTTCTTGAGCGCCTCGGCCAGTTTCTGCCGTGCCTCGGTGAGGCTCGTCCTGGCATCGAGGACATCGAGCTGGACGTTGACCCCCTCCCGGTACCCCACGTCGGCCAGGCGGAGGCTCTCTTCGGCGATGCCGAGATTCCGGCGGGCCACGTCGACGAGGGCTGCGGCATTCTCCAGATTGAGATAGGCCTGGGCGATCTCGGCCCGAATGGACTCCTCCCGGGACGTGACGTCGTTTTCGATCTGCCTGAGCCGGGCCTGGGCCTCCTCGACCTTGCCCTTCGTGAGGCCTCCGTCGAAGAGAGGAACCTCGACGTTGAGCGTGGCCGTCCACTCGTCGTCATCGGCGCCGCCGCGGGAGGAGTCATCCTTGGCGCCGTAGGAGGCATTCAGTTTCACCGTGGGACGGAGACCGCCTCGGGTGATCTCGATCTCCTCCTTTTGGATGGCCAGATCGGTTCGCAGGCCGACCAGATCGGGGCGAAGGGTCAGGGCCCGCTCCACCGAGGCCTCCCTGTCTCCGAAGAAGGATGCCCTTTCGAGGGAGTCGGCGACGTGCCGCTCCCCGCTCGGCTCGAGACGGAGGCGCGTGAGGAGGTCGATGGAGAAGGACTCCATTTCGAGGTCGCCGACGATGTCCCGCTCCGCGTCCGGCTCCAGACGCAGGAGGGTGAAAAGATCGATGCGGGCCGCGTCGAGGGCGTTCGTCGCCTGGAGGAGGTCCGATCGGCTCGTGGCGGCCTGCTGTTCGGCCCTGTTGACGTCGAGATTCGTCGAAAGGCCCACTTCGCGCCGTTTCGTCAGCTCGGCCAGGAATCCCTCGGCGTAGGTCAGGGCCTCCCGGGCCGTCTCCAGATCGGCCCGGGCGAGGAGGACGGAGCAGAAGGCCTCGTAGACCTTGAGGGCCACGGCCTCTTCGCTGTCCGAGGCCGTCAGCGTCGCCCTCTCGAGATTGGCCAGGGCCTGACGTTCACCGGCCCGCACGACGCCGCCGGCGTAGATCCACTGGGAGAGGGTCAGGGCCCCGACCGTCTCCTCGTCGGGACGGGATGACGTGGCGTGCTGGCGGCTGTGACTCCCCGTGAGGCTCACCGTCGGGACCAGCCCCGACCGGGCCGCCCGGTAGAGCCCCTCGGCCCGGGCCCTCTCCTCCCGGGCCGAGAGAACCTCCAGGTTGCTCTCCAGGGCCAGGGAGAGGGCCTCCTCCAGAGAGAGGGGCTGACCGGCCCCGGCAGGGGGAACAGCCGAGACAAGAAGGACGGCGAGAAGAGCGGACAAAAATCGGTGGCGGCTCATTGTTTCCCTCCCTGTTTTTCCGTCTCGAAAGCAAGGACACGTCGAGAAGAACGTCGGGAAAGACGGGCCCTGGCGAAGCGGGCCAGAAGGACCACCCTGTCCCGGATATCGTCGAGGATGAGATAGACGACGGGGATGACGTAGAGAGTGAGGAAGGTCGACGTGAGCAGCCCGCCGACGACGGCCGTCGAAAGGGGCTGACGGAACTCGCTTCCCTCGCTCAGCCCCAGTGCGACGGGCAGGGAACCGACGACCGTCGACAGGGCCGTCATCAGAATGGGACGGAGCCGCATAGGACCGGCGGCGAGAACGGCCGTGACTTTGTCCTCCCCCGCCTCCCGCCGCTGGTTGATGAAATCGACGAGGAGGATGGCGTTGTTCACGACGATGCCGACGAGAAGGATGATCCCCATGAAGCTCATCAGGTCCAGGTTCATCCCCGTCAGGTAGAGAATCCCGAAGGCGCCCGGCGTGAGCAGGGGCAGGGAGAACATGACCGTGAAGGGATGAAGGAAGGACTCGAACTGGACGGCCATGACCATGTAGACGAGGACGATGGCCGTCGCCAGGGCGATGAAGAGGTAGTGGAAGTTCTCCTTCATGTGCTTGGCCCGCCCCGTGGGGAGAATGGCCACGCTGCCGTCGTCGGGCAGGTGTTTGCCGGCCGCGGCCAGGACCAGCTCCATCCCCTGCCCCATGGGGATATCGGTGGCGTTGGCCTCGATGGTCAGGGAGCGCCGTCGGTCGTAGCGTTTGACGACGTTGACGGAAAGGTCGGGCCGGACGTCGACGAGACCCGGAACGCGGACGAGCTGGCCCTGGCCGCTGCGGACGGCGATGTTTTCGATGTCCGACGGCGACGAGCGGAGGGCTCCCTCGGCCATGAGGCGGATGTCGTAGCGGTAGCCGCCCTCCTTGAAGACGCCCGACTTGACGCCGCCGAAATAGGCCTGGATCTCCTGGGAGAGATCGCG
The DNA window shown above is from Aminithiophilus ramosus and carries:
- a CDS encoding TRAP transporter small permease, which encodes MGGPKKNLFDKVVIGSFSSIAVVSAFALTVLISAATFVRYVLHGDLYGYEEWVKLIAFWLYFSGAAIGAYNGTHVSADLVNAYVPEGFLKRFLVFLKCLITVSVTALYVWYGYDFFMFGFMGPLGTRVAIPMTTIWRIPLWTSYLGIFLGFIFMLYYFAVELFVSAKVLFLGGKP
- the dctP gene encoding TRAP transporter substrate-binding protein DctP, with product MALFRKSSFVAGLLALSLVLVAGSAFAAEITLKFAGQNPADHPATLLMEEIAAEVAEKSDGRIEIKVYPMNQLGDYTLVYEELIRGTIDMSCTSVPSQFDPRLELLYVNGYVKGYEDVKKVFAPDAWLFGKMDELNNRLGVKLLGFFVEGMIGTGTTKPAAEPLDPSVNKGVLVRVANMDVYKLGAEAMGYRTVTIPYSDVYQAMQTGVCEGVNGYSTAAAYTMLRDVLKHWYMTNYSLEVINYMFSGKIWEKLSEGDRQIVQTAVSHAAAKSIVQAKAEDEKFMQMMRDYGIEVHTYSEEELLPLAEACATTWGQLEKNMTKELMDEFRVNMAPGK
- a CDS encoding GntR family transcriptional regulator, whose translation is MYQESLSLSTVKSLRQQVYDFLREEMNSGRILPGSFLNLNEMSHHLGISKTPLRDALLHLEVEGFVTIFPRRGIMVNLLSLEKIRNIYEIIGALEAQVVAALSGRFGEADVDDMDALNEGMRRALDEDDFNLYYEKNLAFHDTYLNKTENEDLLKTVQTLKERLYDFPRKKGFVKEWEVRSTGEHADIIARLRRGDFASASDYIRDVHWSFQVQERYIRRYYFLQNGEGERGEDLR
- a CDS encoding glycyl-radical enzyme activating protein, translating into MTKGLVFDFKRYSIHDGPGLRTTVFLKGCPLSCWWCHNPESQSSLAEIMVRPERCIGCGECVKACPKGALAFGAYGILTDMALCNRCGTCTDVCPTEARRLVGREMSVAEVMDEVERDRLFYDRSGGGMTVSGGEPLMQPRFLLDLLREAGRVEIHRAVDTTGFAQTSLLLDVAAETDLFLYDLKHMDPEKHRLYTGVSNELILHNLRTLAESGAALNVRMPVIPGVNDDAANIEASGAFLAALPGAPSVNVLPYHKSGLEKFRRLGLEYRLAETEEPSPEAMASVRDRLLSFGLSVRVGG
- a CDS encoding efflux RND transporter periplasmic adaptor subunit yields the protein MSGKAKGWGLRLLAALLCLGLASGGFMIVRGNRRAVAEESPPATEAAAAKVTVTVARRAERLSQGFQSASTLEALEEVTLLSKVTGRLVELRARQGDRVARGDVVAVLDHRDQDAQVAALKAQIAVAEAESAQAKVTLDDALRERDRYRKLLAEGFATQQELDSRETTYQSAQAAYRKTQASVGQQRANLKTQEVQRSEYILTASIDGTVLDDYSLTEGTMISTSTAVVKIGKIAVLKAVLQVPETRGGRLKEGMKALLAGDSFSGVAGEILRIRPYVDTSTRTVQVEVAVDNGGGRLKPGMFSTVFLVEEEVDDALVLPVEALRSGSVFVVDDGRIAVRPVETGIEASGLVEIREGLSEGELVVVTGASSLKEGDAVCYDPPTGN
- a CDS encoding TolC family protein, whose translation is MSRHRFLSALLAVLLVSAVPPAGAGQPLSLEEALSLALESNLEVLSAREERARAEGLYRAARSGLVPTVSLTGSHSRQHATSSRPDEETVGALTLSQWIYAGGVVRAGERQALANLERATLTASDSEEAVALKVYEAFCSVLLARADLETAREALTYAEGFLAELTKRREVGLSTNLDVNRAEQQAATSRSDLLQATNALDAARIDLFTLLRLEPDAERDIVGDLEMESFSIDLLTRLRLEPSGERHVADSLERASFFGDREASVERALTLRPDLVGLRTDLAIQKEEIEITRGGLRPTVKLNASYGAKDDSSRGGADDDEWTATLNVEVPLFDGGLTKGKVEEAQARLRQIENDVTSREESIRAEIAQAYLNLENAAALVDVARRNLGIAEESLRLADVGYREGVNVQLDVLDARTSLTEARQKLAEALKNYRVYRARLWRAEGTLREKVLD